Proteins encoded within one genomic window of Cytophagia bacterium CHB2:
- a CDS encoding nitroreductase family deazaflavin-dependent oxidoreductase, with translation MFGKWLMRLVMAIYVFLYRRTGGKVGSRLGAMPVLLLTTTGRKTGKKHTVPVMYLSESPNYIITASNNGGEKPPAWWLNLKSSPQATIEIGGDMRLVTTEQAGSEEKKRLWAQLVKKAPAFEGYQKHTQREIPMVILHPKS, from the coding sequence ATGTTTGGTAAATGGCTAATGAGGTTGGTTATGGCGATCTATGTCTTTCTGTACCGTCGAACCGGCGGGAAAGTGGGCAGTCGTCTTGGCGCAATGCCGGTGCTTCTGCTCACCACCACTGGACGCAAGACTGGGAAGAAACATACTGTGCCGGTGATGTATCTCAGTGAGAGTCCCAACTACATTATCACTGCCTCCAACAACGGAGGGGAAAAGCCTCCGGCTTGGTGGCTGAATCTGAAAAGCAGTCCGCAAGCAACAATCGAAATTGGCGGCGATATGAGATTGGTGACAACAGAACAGGCGGGTTCTGAGGAGAAAAAACGGTTGTGGGCGCAACTGGTTAAGAAAGCCCCCGCCTTTGAAGGCTACCAGAAGCACACTCAGCGTGAAATTCCAATGGTGATTTTGCACCCCAAATCGTAA